From a region of the Bradyrhizobium sp. KBS0727 genome:
- a CDS encoding YciI family protein, with protein MRFMYVVTSPQPNRGPTPALMEAMHKLAEREIKAGRMLDSGGLMPVSMGAQVKISDGKLSVVDGPFVETKEMIGGYAIFELRNKEEALAAAREFMQLHLDHMPGWEGTCEVRMMASPEAEIACQADAKLAS; from the coding sequence ATGCGCTTCATGTATGTCGTTACCTCGCCCCAGCCCAACCGGGGCCCGACGCCGGCCCTGATGGAAGCCATGCACAAGCTGGCCGAGCGGGAGATCAAGGCCGGCCGCATGCTGGACAGCGGCGGGCTGATGCCGGTCTCGATGGGTGCCCAGGTCAAGATATCAGACGGCAAGCTCAGCGTCGTCGACGGCCCGTTCGTCGAGACCAAGGAGATGATCGGCGGCTACGCGATCTTCGAACTGCGCAACAAGGAAGAGGCGCTGGCTGCGGCAAGGGAGTTCATGCAGCTTCATCTCGACCACATGCCGGGCTGGGAAGGCACCTGCGAAGTCCGCATGATGGCTTCGCCGGAGGCGGAAATAGCCTGCCAGGCAGATGCCAAGCTCGCCTCTTGA
- a CDS encoding ABC transporter substrate-binding protein has translation MNPAFLPRALTAGLVALAAALMPARAETLDKVSFGTNWVAEAEHGGFFQAVADGTYQKYGLDVTIVPGGPNTNNRMLLTAGKLDFFMTANTLQSFDAVANKVPLVTVAAMFQKDPLVLLTHPEIKISKLEDLKPLTLLVSKEGLASYFQWLKSEYGFNESKVKPYTFNPQPFIVNKQSAMQGYVTSEPYAVQKAAGFTPNVVLMADYGWSAYSTLIETRTEIVDKKPDLVQRFVDASIIGWYNYLYGDNKPANAMIKKLNPEMTDELLAYSLGKMKEYGIVDSGDSMKDGIGAMSDARVASFFDKMVRAGVVSRDIDYRQAYTLRFTNKAVGLNLRPKN, from the coding sequence ATGAACCCGGCCTTTTTGCCGCGAGCGTTAACCGCGGGCCTTGTGGCGTTGGCCGCGGCGCTGATGCCGGCGCGCGCCGAAACCCTCGACAAGGTTTCGTTCGGAACCAATTGGGTGGCGGAGGCCGAACATGGCGGTTTCTTCCAGGCGGTCGCCGACGGCACCTACCAGAAATACGGCCTCGACGTCACCATCGTGCCGGGCGGACCCAACACCAACAACCGCATGCTGCTGACCGCCGGCAAGCTCGACTTCTTCATGACCGCCAACACGCTGCAATCCTTCGACGCGGTCGCCAACAAGGTGCCGCTGGTGACGGTGGCCGCTATGTTCCAGAAGGATCCGCTGGTCCTCCTGACCCATCCTGAAATCAAGATCAGCAAGCTCGAGGATCTCAAACCGCTGACCCTTCTGGTGTCGAAGGAGGGGCTCGCGAGCTACTTCCAGTGGTTGAAGTCCGAATACGGTTTTAACGAGAGCAAAGTCAAGCCCTACACCTTCAACCCGCAGCCCTTCATCGTGAACAAGCAGAGCGCGATGCAGGGCTATGTCACCTCCGAGCCCTATGCCGTGCAGAAGGCCGCAGGCTTCACGCCCAACGTGGTGCTGATGGCCGATTACGGCTGGAGTGCCTATTCGACCCTGATCGAGACCCGCACCGAGATCGTCGACAAGAAGCCGGACCTGGTGCAGCGCTTCGTCGATGCCTCGATCATCGGCTGGTACAATTATCTCTACGGCGACAACAAGCCGGCGAACGCGATGATCAAGAAGCTCAACCCGGAAATGACCGACGAACTGCTCGCCTATTCGCTGGGCAAGATGAAGGAATACGGCATCGTCGATTCCGGCGACAGCATGAAGGACGGCATCGGCGCCATGAGCGACGCGCGGGTCGCGAGCTTCTTCGACAAGATGGTGCGGGCCGGCGTGGTAAGCCGCGATATCGACTACCGCCAGGCCTACACGCTGCGCTTTACCAACAAGGCCGTCGGTCTCAACCTGCGGCCGAAGAACTGA
- a CDS encoding creatininase family protein, with protein MTSPVPPRDWTDIQWPDVTATEAARWIAVLPLAATEQHGPHLPLETDVMIGEAYLARVRELLPPTIPVTFLPMQPVGISTEHTDFPGTLTLPTDVALKNWMALGEDVARAGIRKLVMVTSHGGNSAAMMLVAQDLRAKHRLLAVTTSWSRFGVPDGLFSAQELRHGIHGGAVETSIMLARYPHAVRQEAIADFRPTSIAMEKEFRWLSTQRPAAFAWQVQDLHPSGAVGDATNGSAAKGEKLLDHGARAFCELLADVDNFDVNRLASGPNKPSK; from the coding sequence ATGACTTCGCCTGTTCCACCCCGTGACTGGACCGACATCCAGTGGCCCGATGTCACCGCGACCGAGGCGGCGCGCTGGATCGCGGTGCTGCCGCTGGCGGCGACCGAGCAGCACGGCCCGCATTTGCCGCTGGAAACCGATGTCATGATCGGCGAGGCCTATCTGGCGCGGGTGCGCGAGCTGCTGCCCCCGACGATCCCCGTCACCTTCCTCCCGATGCAGCCGGTCGGCATTTCCACCGAGCATACCGATTTTCCGGGCACGCTGACGCTGCCGACCGACGTCGCGCTGAAGAACTGGATGGCGCTCGGCGAAGACGTTGCGCGCGCAGGCATCCGCAAGCTCGTGATGGTGACGAGCCATGGCGGCAATAGTGCTGCGATGATGCTGGTTGCGCAGGATTTGCGCGCCAAACACCGGCTGCTCGCGGTGACCACGAGTTGGTCGCGGTTCGGCGTACCGGATGGACTGTTCTCGGCGCAAGAGCTGCGCCACGGCATTCACGGCGGCGCGGTCGAAACCTCGATCATGCTGGCGCGCTATCCGCACGCCGTGCGCCAGGAAGCGATCGCGGATTTTCGTCCCACCAGCATTGCGATGGAAAAGGAATTTCGCTGGCTCTCGACACAACGGCCCGCCGCGTTCGCCTGGCAGGTGCAGGATCTGCACCCAAGCGGCGCGGTCGGCGACGCCACCAACGGCTCCGCGGCGAAGGGCGAGAAGCTGCTCGATCATGGTGCGCGCGCGTTCTGCGAATTGCTCGCCGACGTCGATAACTTCGACGTGAACCGGCTGGCCTCCGGCCCGAATAAGCCCTCTAAATAA
- a CDS encoding ABC transporter ATP-binding protein, giving the protein MADIALSETDTGSVAVRLRGVTKVYDNGVTALGPLDLDVARGEFVSLLGPSGCGKSTALRLIAGLATPSSGTVSVSHQAGVADRRHSIGFVFQEPTLMPWASVQENVRLPLKLSHAPGREADARVREALAQVGLAEFADAFPRELSGGMKMRASLARALVTDPDILLMDEPFAALDEITRFRLNNDLLELWRNLKKTVVFVTHSVFESVYLSQRVIVMTSRPGRIATEFRIDTPEPRVEDFRMSAGYAGYCREVSSALSPSYSGVSGA; this is encoded by the coding sequence ATGGCGGATATCGCATTGTCCGAGACAGATACTGGCAGCGTCGCCGTGCGGCTTCGCGGTGTCACCAAGGTCTATGACAACGGCGTCACCGCGTTGGGGCCGCTCGATCTCGACGTGGCGCGCGGCGAATTCGTTTCGCTGCTCGGGCCTTCCGGTTGCGGAAAGTCGACCGCGCTGCGCCTGATCGCCGGACTGGCGACACCGAGTTCGGGCACGGTGAGTGTTTCGCATCAAGCCGGTGTGGCCGATCGGCGCCATTCCATCGGCTTCGTGTTCCAGGAGCCGACCCTGATGCCTTGGGCGAGCGTACAGGAGAATGTTCGCCTGCCGCTGAAATTGTCGCATGCCCCAGGAAGGGAAGCGGATGCGCGCGTCCGCGAGGCGCTGGCGCAGGTCGGCCTCGCCGAATTTGCCGATGCATTTCCGCGCGAATTATCCGGCGGGATGAAGATGCGGGCCTCGCTGGCGCGGGCGCTGGTCACCGATCCGGACATTCTCCTGATGGACGAACCGTTTGCTGCGCTCGACGAGATCACGCGCTTTCGGCTCAACAACGACCTGCTCGAGCTGTGGCGCAACCTGAAGAAGACCGTCGTCTTCGTCACCCATTCCGTGTTCGAGTCGGTCTATCTTTCGCAGCGCGTGATTGTGATGACATCGCGGCCCGGACGCATCGCAACCGAATTTCGCATCGATACACCGGAGCCTCGCGTCGAGGATTTTCGGATGTCGGCCGGCTATGCCGGTTATTGCCGCGAGGTCTCCAGCGCCCTGTCGCCCTCCTATTCGGGGGTGTCGGGCGCATGA
- a CDS encoding putative quinol monooxygenase — MTATNTTNQNLVVTAFWEVNSGQEGAVAALLQDFLPQAQREPGVKEFQIHQNIAKPREFFFYEVFAGEAAFADHQQTEHFKNIIVGQAIAKLAKRERSQFRFI, encoded by the coding sequence ATGACAGCCACCAACACCACGAACCAGAACCTGGTCGTCACCGCCTTCTGGGAAGTCAATTCGGGCCAGGAAGGCGCGGTCGCTGCACTTCTGCAGGATTTCCTGCCGCAGGCGCAGCGCGAACCCGGCGTCAAGGAATTCCAGATCCACCAAAACATCGCAAAGCCGAGGGAATTCTTTTTCTACGAGGTATTCGCCGGCGAAGCGGCATTCGCCGACCATCAGCAGACCGAGCACTTCAAGAACATCATCGTCGGCCAGGCGATCGCCAAACTCGCCAAACGCGAGCGGTCGCAGTTCCGGTTCATCTGA
- a CDS encoding 2-hydroxyacid dehydrogenase, with protein MAAANISSEKIDLLIYGPIRPILENGFSDQFILHTAETRADLERLTPDTLAKVRGMAVTYHSVPADRKALSHFPKLEMIASFGVGYDHVDCGYSREHDIVVTNTPDVLTEEVADVAMGLLIATVREFVKADRYLRSGLWQTQNYPLSVGSLRDRKVGIVGMGRIGQAIGRRLEASRVPVSYHSRNPSSAVSYQHYGDLMEMAKAVDTLIVIVPGGAATAKMINADVLKALGPRGVLINVARGSVVDEEALVAALKSGTILAAGLDVFANEPSVPDDLKSMQNVVLLPHIGSASVVTRNAMDQLVVDNLKNWFAGKAPLTPVPETPVKGR; from the coding sequence ATGGCTGCCGCGAATATTTCATCCGAGAAGATCGATCTTCTGATCTACGGACCGATCAGGCCGATCCTCGAGAACGGCTTTTCGGACCAGTTTATCCTGCATACCGCGGAAACGCGCGCCGATCTCGAACGGCTGACGCCGGACACGCTGGCGAAGGTCCGCGGCATGGCGGTCACCTATCACTCCGTGCCGGCCGACAGGAAGGCGCTGTCGCATTTTCCGAAGCTCGAAATGATTGCAAGCTTCGGCGTCGGCTACGACCACGTCGATTGCGGTTACTCGCGCGAGCACGATATCGTCGTCACCAACACGCCCGACGTGCTGACCGAGGAGGTCGCCGACGTTGCGATGGGGCTCTTGATCGCGACCGTGCGTGAATTCGTCAAGGCCGACCGCTATTTGCGCTCCGGCCTGTGGCAGACCCAGAACTATCCCTTGAGCGTCGGCTCGCTGCGCGACCGCAAGGTCGGGATCGTCGGCATGGGCCGGATCGGACAGGCGATCGGACGCCGGCTGGAGGCCTCGCGCGTCCCGGTTTCCTATCACTCGCGCAATCCGTCCTCGGCGGTGTCGTACCAGCACTATGGCGACCTGATGGAGATGGCGAAGGCGGTCGATACGCTGATCGTGATCGTGCCCGGCGGCGCCGCTACCGCGAAAATGATCAACGCCGACGTGCTGAAGGCGCTCGGACCGCGCGGTGTGCTGATCAACGTCGCGCGCGGTTCGGTGGTCGACGAGGAGGCGCTGGTCGCGGCGCTGAAATCCGGCACCATTCTGGCGGCGGGGCTCGACGTATTCGCCAACGAGCCGAGCGTGCCCGACGACCTGAAGTCGATGCAAAATGTCGTGCTGTTGCCACATATCGGCTCGGCTTCGGTGGTAACGCGCAATGCCATGGATCAGCTCGTGGTGGACAATCTGAAAAACTGGTTTGCCGGCAAGGCGCCGCTGACGCCCGTTCCGGAAACCCCGGTGAAGGGGCGCTGA
- a CDS encoding GDSL-type esterase/lipase family protein, which yields MLAALSNFVPASADAATIVALGASNTYGKGVARNQAYPAQLEAILRAKGAGIHVVNAGINGDTTEGMLRRLDHAVPNGTSAVILQPGGNDRRKGSPDRTSEIQSRLSARGIPVIMIANGTFRGLPHQPDGQHLTPEGYRMLAEQIASQVAGAIGR from the coding sequence GTGCTGGCAGCCCTGTCGAATTTCGTGCCTGCGTCGGCTGATGCCGCGACGATCGTGGCGCTGGGAGCGAGCAACACCTATGGCAAGGGGGTCGCGCGCAATCAGGCCTATCCCGCGCAACTCGAAGCGATTTTGCGAGCCAAGGGGGCCGGCATTCATGTCGTAAATGCCGGCATCAATGGCGATACGACCGAGGGCATGTTGCGGCGGCTCGATCACGCCGTGCCGAACGGGACCAGCGCCGTCATCCTGCAGCCCGGCGGCAACGACCGGCGCAAGGGCTCGCCCGATCGGACATCCGAGATCCAGAGCCGGCTGAGCGCCCGTGGTATCCCGGTTATCATGATCGCAAACGGCACGTTCAGGGGATTGCCGCATCAGCCCGACGGCCAACACCTGACCCCGGAAGGCTACCGCATGCTCGCCGAGCAGATCGCGTCTCAGGTCGCGGGGGCGATCGGCCGCTAG
- a CDS encoding RNA polymerase sigma factor has product MTAADVNSTILAVWRIEQPRLITGLSRMLRDVPLAEDLTQEALLAALEHWPRTGVPDKPGAWLMASAKRRALDHLRRRHMLARKHEMLVRDLEQEQQTMPDPDAALDDDIGDELLRLIFTACHPKLSREARAALALKMICGLTTEEIARAFLLPEATIAQRIVRAKRTLSESGLAYETPRGEELSERLASVLEVVYLIFNEGYAAARGDEWLRPQLCNDALRMGRVLTSIAPQEAEAHGLLALMELNASRTSARTDAAGDPILLMEQNRALWDQLQIRRGLLALARAHQLRGSGGFYTLQAAIVACHATASTSDETDWPRIVRLYTELADLVRSPIVELNRAVAVGMAEGPAVALAVVEALAHEPALKAYHLLPSVRGDLLQKLGRFEDARAAFAAAAELAGNRRERDLMLRRAAEAAAITFSSEACPRT; this is encoded by the coding sequence ATGACGGCCGCCGACGTCAACAGCACCATCCTCGCGGTCTGGCGGATCGAACAGCCGCGGCTGATCACGGGCCTGTCCCGGATGCTGCGCGACGTGCCGTTGGCCGAGGACCTCACCCAGGAAGCGCTGCTGGCGGCGCTCGAACATTGGCCCAGGACCGGCGTGCCGGACAAGCCCGGCGCGTGGCTGATGGCCTCCGCCAAACGCCGGGCGCTGGATCATCTGCGCCGCCGTCACATGCTCGCGCGCAAGCACGAGATGCTGGTGCGCGACCTGGAGCAGGAGCAGCAGACGATGCCCGATCCGGACGCGGCGCTGGACGACGATATCGGTGACGAGCTGCTTCGGCTGATCTTCACGGCCTGCCATCCAAAGCTGTCGCGCGAGGCCCGGGCGGCGCTGGCGCTCAAGATGATCTGCGGCCTGACGACGGAAGAGATCGCGCGCGCCTTCCTGCTGCCGGAAGCCACGATCGCCCAGCGGATCGTGCGGGCGAAGCGGACGCTCTCGGAATCGGGCCTTGCCTATGAGACCCCGCGCGGCGAGGAACTTTCCGAACGCCTCGCTTCGGTGCTGGAGGTCGTCTACCTCATCTTCAACGAAGGGTATGCGGCGGCCCGCGGCGACGAATGGCTGCGGCCGCAGCTCTGCAACGACGCGCTGCGCATGGGCCGCGTGCTCACCTCGATCGCGCCGCAGGAGGCGGAGGCGCACGGCCTGCTGGCGCTGATGGAACTGAATGCCTCGCGCACGTCGGCACGTACCGACGCCGCCGGAGATCCCATCCTGCTGATGGAGCAGAACCGCGCGCTATGGGATCAGCTCCAGATCCGGCGCGGATTGCTGGCGCTGGCGCGGGCGCACCAGCTCCGCGGTAGCGGCGGTTTCTATACGCTGCAGGCGGCGATCGTCGCCTGCCACGCCACAGCGAGCACATCGGATGAAACCGACTGGCCGCGCATCGTCCGGCTCTATACCGAACTGGCTGATCTGGTGCGCTCGCCGATCGTCGAACTCAACCGCGCAGTGGCGGTCGGCATGGCCGAAGGCCCGGCTGTGGCGCTGGCGGTGGTGGAGGCGCTGGCGCACGAGCCGGCGCTGAAAGCCTATCATCTGCTGCCAAGCGTCCGTGGCGATCTGCTCCAAAAGCTCGGCCGCTTCGAAGACGCGCGTGCGGCGTTCGCGGCCGCCGCAGAACTCGCAGGCAACCGCCGCGAACGCGACCTGATGCTTCGGCGCGCTGCTGAAGCTGCCGCTATAACGTTTTCGAGCGAAGCATGCCCTCGGACTTGA
- a CDS encoding ABC transporter permease, whose protein sequence is MSSLPSLGRILLPVIVLAAGLVAWEVVVDVNDIQPYVLPGPLAVFETLVSDWPVLSESLGVTLLTTLEGFVAAAVGGVALALLFNQSKVLEYSLFPYAVILQVTPVIAIAPLLLIYLPQQTAVIVCAWIVGFFPVLSNTTLGLNSVDRNLAGLFQLYGASRLQTLRYLKLPAALPYILGGLRIAGGLSLIGAVVAEIAAGTAGAGSGLAFRIAESGYRLNIPRMFAALLLLSVAGIVIYGLLALISHLVLRRWHESALGKEN, encoded by the coding sequence ATGAGCTCGCTCCCAAGCCTCGGTCGCATCCTGCTTCCCGTCATCGTGCTGGCGGCGGGCCTCGTCGCATGGGAAGTCGTGGTTGATGTCAACGACATCCAGCCTTATGTGTTGCCGGGGCCGCTTGCCGTGTTCGAGACGCTGGTCAGCGACTGGCCGGTGCTGTCGGAATCGCTCGGCGTCACGCTGCTGACGACGCTGGAAGGGTTCGTCGCCGCAGCCGTCGGCGGCGTCGCGCTGGCGCTGTTGTTCAATCAATCAAAAGTGTTGGAATATTCGCTGTTTCCCTATGCGGTCATCCTGCAGGTCACGCCCGTGATCGCGATCGCGCCGTTGCTGTTGATCTATCTGCCGCAGCAGACCGCGGTCATCGTCTGCGCCTGGATCGTCGGTTTCTTTCCGGTACTGTCGAACACCACGCTCGGGCTGAATTCGGTCGATCGCAATCTCGCCGGCCTGTTCCAGCTCTATGGAGCGTCGCGGCTGCAGACGCTGCGATACCTGAAACTGCCGGCGGCGCTGCCCTACATCCTGGGCGGCCTGCGGATCGCGGGCGGACTGTCGCTGATCGGCGCCGTCGTCGCCGAGATCGCGGCGGGCACCGCGGGCGCCGGCTCCGGTCTCGCGTTCCGGATTGCCGAATCCGGCTACCGCCTCAACATTCCCCGAATGTTCGCGGCGTTGCTGCTACTGTCCGTCGCCGGGATTGTCATCTATGGGCTGCTGGCGCTAATTTCACATCTGGTACTACGGCGCTGGCATGAAAGCGCGCTCGGAAAGGAAAACTGA
- a CDS encoding carbohydrate porin yields MNRDRRYLNHVLAGVAFGTLVLGGAARAADMTLKAPVYKAVYDWTGFYIGGHFGYGGGSLGPGTNPLPEQGVFLPHSTTGLIGGYQAGYSRQFSNQVVLGIEVDASFPSPMDGAALTPAPFNSTIDYTGTLRGRIGYAFGRWMPYLTGGFAWGHTHVNIHDAAGDLISSPGQYHTGWTAGAGAEFAVSGNWSAKAEYSYIDLSRRMYDLSGFALPGINVDPRIHLVKLGLNYRFGDTPWIAPADGKPLLPESNDWNVHAQTTFLPQAYPSFRSPYAGANSLPGAGQLQATWTTTAFVGARLWQGGEFYFNPELAQGFGLNGTLGLAGFPNGEAQKAGAAFPKIRAQRYYIKQTFGLGGEQEEVPDAANQLAGKRDIDRITLVVGRFAIGDFFDGNSYAKDPRADFMNWAMWSSAAYDFPADLPGYTRGAVAELNRKDWAVRAGLFQVPSAPNSDILTFKTGGAVVEFEGRYAIFDQPGKLRLGVFGTRGNTGNYRDALAIEATNPALDINTVMAGIRRDNPKYGFYANAEQQIARDVGLFGRASWNDGQNEILSFTDIDRSISGGLSVKGSYWGRASDTIGIGGAVNGLSSAHRDFLAAGGLGLLIGDGRLNYRHERILETYYAYAIDKHFTFTADYQLITNPAYNADRGPVHIFSGRLHGEF; encoded by the coding sequence ATGAACCGCGACCGCCGATACCTGAATCATGTCCTGGCTGGCGTGGCGTTCGGCACGCTCGTGCTGGGCGGGGCTGCTCGGGCAGCCGACATGACGCTCAAGGCGCCCGTCTACAAAGCCGTCTACGACTGGACCGGGTTCTATATCGGCGGCCACTTCGGCTATGGCGGCGGAAGTCTTGGACCGGGAACTAACCCGCTTCCCGAGCAGGGCGTATTCCTGCCGCACAGCACGACCGGACTGATCGGCGGCTACCAAGCTGGCTATAGCAGGCAGTTCTCGAACCAAGTCGTGCTTGGCATCGAAGTGGACGCGTCGTTTCCAAGCCCGATGGACGGAGCGGCGCTGACGCCCGCCCCGTTCAACAGCACCATCGACTATACCGGCACCCTGCGCGGCCGCATTGGTTACGCATTCGGGCGCTGGATGCCCTATCTGACCGGCGGATTTGCCTGGGGACACACCCACGTCAATATCCACGACGCAGCCGGAGACCTCATCTCATCGCCGGGGCAATACCACACCGGCTGGACCGCGGGTGCCGGCGCCGAGTTCGCGGTGAGCGGTAACTGGAGCGCAAAGGCCGAATACAGCTACATCGATCTGTCGCGGCGCATGTACGACCTCAGCGGCTTCGCCCTGCCGGGAATTAACGTCGACCCCCGCATCCATCTCGTCAAACTCGGCCTCAATTACCGGTTCGGTGACACCCCGTGGATTGCGCCGGCCGATGGAAAACCGCTGCTTCCGGAATCGAACGACTGGAATGTGCACGCGCAAACCACCTTTTTGCCGCAGGCCTATCCCAGCTTTCGTTCGCCCTATGCCGGCGCCAACAGTCTTCCCGGCGCCGGACAACTGCAGGCGACCTGGACCACGACCGCGTTTGTCGGCGCGCGGCTGTGGCAAGGCGGTGAGTTCTATTTCAATCCGGAACTTGCGCAGGGTTTTGGCCTGAACGGCACGCTCGGATTGGCAGGATTCCCGAACGGCGAAGCGCAAAAGGCCGGTGCCGCCTTCCCGAAAATTCGCGCGCAGCGCTACTACATCAAACAGACCTTCGGCCTCGGCGGCGAGCAGGAAGAGGTCCCGGACGCGGCCAACCAATTGGCGGGGAAACGCGACATCGACCGCATCACGCTGGTCGTCGGGCGCTTTGCGATCGGCGATTTCTTCGACGGTAATTCCTATGCCAAGGATCCGCGCGCGGACTTCATGAACTGGGCGATGTGGTCGTCGGCGGCTTACGATTTTCCGGCCGACCTGCCCGGTTACACACGCGGCGCCGTGGCCGAACTCAATCGCAAGGATTGGGCGGTACGCGCCGGGCTGTTCCAGGTGCCCTCTGCGCCCAACAGCGACATCCTTACCTTCAAGACCGGTGGCGCCGTGGTCGAATTCGAGGGCCGCTACGCGATCTTCGATCAGCCGGGCAAATTGCGGCTCGGGGTATTCGGTACGCGCGGCAACACCGGCAATTATCGCGACGCGCTGGCGATCGAAGCCACGAACCCGGCGCTGGATATCAACACGGTCATGGCGGGCATTCGCCGCGACAATCCGAAATACGGCTTCTATGCCAATGCCGAGCAGCAGATCGCACGGGATGTCGGCCTGTTTGGTCGCGCAAGCTGGAACGACGGGCAGAACGAGATTCTGTCGTTCACCGACATCGACCGCAGCATTTCGGGCGGCCTGTCGGTGAAAGGCAGCTATTGGGGACGCGCAAGCGACACCATCGGCATCGGTGGCGCGGTCAACGGGTTGTCCAGCGCGCACCGTGATTTCCTAGCCGCCGGCGGCCTCGGCCTGCTGATCGGCGACGGCCGGCTCAACTACCGCCACGAGCGCATCTTGGAGACATACTACGCTTATGCCATCGACAAGCACTTCACCTTCACGGCGGACTACCAGTTGATCACCAATCCCGCCTACAACGCCGACCGCGGCCCGGTTCATATCTTCTCCGGCCGTCTCCACGGCGAGTTCTAG
- a CDS encoding transporter encodes MDIRKRRMTRVPFRLILAEICLGMTLALVFAAGVPALAQAGECPTSASEIATDRPDVTNSSLVVPVGSLQGENGINTTRRGMDKTFDGTNSRLRLGIAPCLEILVDVPDYVGRLKGNADSGFGNVAPAIKWQFGSLPEPWNLSVTAGAGLPTGSPKIAGPGLQPYLQFPWSYEIGGGWGTSGMVTTLFFPSGLANRQTTEATFVLEKKVTERASLFVEYVGDYPSRGSSAQLFNTGGGYLLTKTQQIDFHLAFGLNRNSPNYIIGLGYSFRFDDLFRTSVR; translated from the coding sequence GTGGATATCCGTAAGCGGAGGATGACGCGCGTGCCGTTCCGGCTGATCCTGGCCGAGATTTGCCTTGGGATGACGTTGGCGCTTGTTTTTGCCGCCGGTGTACCGGCGCTCGCGCAGGCCGGAGAATGTCCGACCTCGGCGTCGGAGATCGCCACCGACCGGCCGGATGTCACGAACTCGAGCCTCGTCGTTCCCGTCGGCAGCCTGCAGGGCGAAAACGGCATCAACACAACGCGGCGCGGCATGGACAAGACGTTCGACGGCACCAACAGCCGGCTCAGGCTCGGCATCGCGCCCTGCCTCGAGATTCTGGTCGACGTGCCTGACTATGTCGGCCGCCTGAAGGGTAATGCCGACTCTGGCTTCGGCAATGTGGCGCCGGCCATCAAATGGCAGTTCGGCTCGCTTCCGGAACCCTGGAATCTATCGGTGACGGCGGGAGCCGGATTGCCGACCGGCTCGCCGAAAATCGCCGGCCCCGGTCTGCAGCCTTACCTGCAATTTCCGTGGTCGTATGAGATCGGCGGCGGCTGGGGGACCAGCGGCATGGTGACGACGTTGTTCTTCCCGTCCGGTCTTGCCAACAGGCAGACCACAGAGGCGACATTCGTCCTCGAAAAGAAGGTCACCGAGCGTGCGTCGCTGTTCGTCGAATATGTCGGCGATTATCCCTCGCGCGGAAGCAGCGCGCAGCTGTTCAATACCGGCGGCGGATATCTCCTGACCAAGACCCAGCAGATCGACTTCCACCTCGCATTCGGCCTCAACCGGAATTCGCCGAACTACATCATCGGCCTCGGCTATTCATTCCGGTTCGACGATCTGTTTCGCACGTCGGTGCGGTAA
- a CDS encoding AprI/Inh family metalloprotease inhibitor has protein sequence MFSCRWVIALSALPVLASPVAAQDAPNLKKDMVGQWELATTERSKTCVVTLKGDATPQGLKLELEPGCAAALPFTKDIASWNIKGLGDIVRLQDAAGQPVIDFTEVESGIFEGLRTNEGVYILQNLAAARSLAKSMDQMIGDWSMVRGNGQAVCGLTLTNTEAGQDNFQVFLKPKCDPAVAAFAPTQWRLDHGQMQLMSSKGETWQFEADDNAQWRRVPDSADPLIMIRGQ, from the coding sequence ATGTTTTCCTGCCGCTGGGTCATCGCGTTGTCGGCACTGCCAGTGCTTGCGTCGCCGGTCGCGGCGCAGGATGCCCCGAACCTGAAGAAAGACATGGTCGGCCAGTGGGAGCTGGCGACCACCGAGCGCAGCAAGACCTGCGTCGTCACGCTGAAGGGCGATGCGACGCCGCAGGGACTTAAGCTGGAACTAGAGCCCGGCTGCGCGGCGGCGCTGCCGTTCACCAAGGATATCGCCTCCTGGAACATCAAGGGGCTCGGCGACATCGTGCGGCTGCAGGACGCCGCAGGCCAGCCGGTGATCGATTTTACCGAAGTCGAGAGCGGCATCTTCGAAGGGCTGCGCACCAATGAGGGCGTCTACATCCTGCAGAACCTCGCGGCCGCCCGCTCGCTTGCCAAATCGATGGACCAGATGATCGGCGACTGGTCGATGGTGCGCGGTAACGGCCAGGCGGTGTGCGGCCTGACGCTGACCAACACCGAGGCCGGGCAGGACAATTTCCAGGTGTTCCTGAAGCCGAAATGCGATCCCGCCGTCGCCGCCTTCGCGCCGACGCAGTGGCGGCTCGATCACGGCCAGATGCAGCTGATGTCGTCCAAGGGCGAGACCTGGCAATTCGAGGCCGACGACAACGCGCAATGGCGGCGGGTGCCCGACAGCGCCGATCCGCTGATCATGATCCGCGGGCAGTAG